One Fibrobacter sp. UWB13 DNA window includes the following coding sequences:
- the purD gene encoding phosphoribosylamine--glycine ligase, translating to MNILVVGSGGREHAIALAVKKSPMCDTLVCAPGNPGMANLGKCVPVDVADPKAIADLAVAEHIDLAIIGPEIPLVAGVVDEFRRRGLRAFGPTAAAAALEGSKAFSKDIMKKYNVPTAAFETFTDLASAKKFLAEHPAPIVVKASGLAAGKGAIVCMTDKEANDAVEEMLGDKAVFGESGKTVVIEEFMDGEEASIFVVCDGKDYVILSSAQDHKRVFDDDKGPNTGGMGAYSPAPVVTDALLDEVKKTIIEPTLKGMAAEGKPYTGVLYVGIMVTAKGPKVVEYNCRLGDPECQIVLPLYDGDVLALFDAAEKGELAKLGAPKAPKGSSAIVVLASAGYPGSYEKGKVVTGIEDAEKNGAQVLHAGTKMVDGKLVTNGGRVFGVVGHGATLQEALNIAYEAAEKVQFEGKFYRKDIGKKGLARLAKMGK from the coding sequence ATGAATATTCTCGTCGTTGGTAGCGGTGGTCGTGAACATGCCATCGCTCTTGCTGTCAAGAAGTCGCCGATGTGCGACACTCTCGTGTGCGCTCCGGGCAACCCGGGTATGGCTAACCTCGGCAAGTGCGTGCCGGTTGATGTGGCCGACCCGAAGGCTATTGCCGACCTCGCCGTAGCAGAGCATATTGACCTCGCAATTATCGGCCCCGAAATTCCGCTGGTCGCTGGCGTGGTGGATGAATTCCGCCGTCGCGGGCTGCGCGCTTTCGGCCCGACTGCGGCTGCTGCCGCGCTCGAAGGCTCCAAGGCCTTCAGCAAGGATATCATGAAGAAGTACAACGTGCCGACGGCAGCCTTCGAGACCTTCACCGATCTCGCCTCCGCCAAGAAGTTCCTTGCCGAACACCCGGCTCCGATCGTGGTGAAGGCGTCGGGTCTCGCTGCGGGCAAGGGCGCTATCGTCTGCATGACCGACAAGGAAGCAAACGACGCTGTCGAAGAAATGCTCGGCGACAAGGCTGTGTTTGGCGAATCCGGCAAGACGGTCGTGATTGAAGAATTCATGGACGGCGAAGAAGCCTCCATCTTCGTGGTTTGCGACGGCAAGGACTACGTGATTCTCTCTTCTGCCCAGGACCACAAGCGCGTCTTTGACGACGACAAGGGCCCGAACACAGGCGGAATGGGCGCTTACAGCCCGGCTCCGGTGGTAACGGACGCTCTCCTCGACGAAGTGAAGAAGACGATTATCGAACCGACTCTTAAGGGCATGGCCGCCGAAGGCAAGCCCTACACGGGCGTGCTCTACGTGGGCATCATGGTGACTGCGAAGGGCCCGAAGGTCGTGGAATACAACTGCCGCCTCGGCGACCCCGAATGCCAGATTGTGCTCCCGCTCTACGACGGCGATGTGCTCGCGTTGTTCGACGCTGCCGAAAAGGGTGAACTCGCGAAGCTCGGTGCCCCGAAGGCTCCGAAGGGCAGTTCCGCAATCGTGGTGCTTGCAAGTGCCGGTTATCCGGGCTCCTACGAAAAGGGCAAGGTCGTCACGGGTATCGAAGATGCCGAAAAGAACGGCGCCCAGGTGCTCCATGCCGGTACCAAGATGGTCGATGGCAAACTGGTCACCAACGGTGGCCGCGTGTTCGGCGTGGTCGGTCACGGTGCAACGCTCCAGGAAGCCTTGAACATCGCTTACGAAGCCGCCGAAAAGGTTCAGTTCGAAGGCAAGTTCTACCGCAAGGATATCGGCAAGAAGGGACTCGCCCGTCTTGCGAAAATGGGCAAATAA
- a CDS encoding SDR family NAD(P)-dependent oxidoreductase, translating to MLDYGLKDRVALITGMNNPQGIGATTAFAFAREGAKLVLVYKKIPRAFDKNKTDKNGADRYFAANAGNAETVENKLKEMGADFVVLEADISNEDDVKMIYAATIERFGRVDILVNNAADGDMDGIDTIEKITQKVIDDTFAVNVRGSVLMTREFVNHRKDYGRIVNISTDAAQVFAGQITYGASKATLEALTRSIALEVAKYGITVNCVAPGPTQTGWIDEDLEKSVVPLIPMGKLIQPEDIAETILFLASEQARMLTGQVIKVSGGHAL from the coding sequence ATGCTCGATTACGGCTTGAAAGATAGAGTGGCCCTGATTACGGGGATGAACAATCCGCAGGGGATTGGCGCGACGACGGCGTTTGCCTTTGCACGCGAAGGCGCAAAGCTTGTCTTGGTCTATAAGAAAATTCCGAGAGCGTTTGACAAGAACAAGACTGACAAAAACGGGGCGGACCGGTATTTTGCGGCGAATGCAGGAAATGCCGAGACCGTAGAGAATAAACTCAAAGAAATGGGTGCTGATTTTGTTGTCCTGGAAGCCGACATTTCCAATGAAGATGATGTCAAGATGATCTATGCGGCAACCATTGAACGATTTGGACGTGTCGATATCCTGGTGAACAACGCTGCCGATGGCGATATGGACGGCATTGATACTATCGAGAAAATCACCCAGAAGGTAATTGACGACACCTTTGCGGTCAATGTCCGCGGAAGCGTCTTGATGACAAGGGAATTTGTGAACCATCGCAAAGATTACGGTCGGATTGTCAATATCTCGACGGATGCGGCTCAAGTTTTTGCAGGGCAAATCACCTACGGCGCGAGCAAGGCGACATTGGAAGCACTTACCCGTAGTATAGCCCTTGAAGTCGCAAAGTACGGAATCACGGTGAACTGCGTGGCTCCCGGCCCGACGCAAACGGGCTGGATCGACGAGGATTTGGAAAAGTCGGTCGTTCCGTTAATCCCCATGGGAAAACTGATTCAGCCCGAAGACATTGCCGAAACCATATTGTTCCTCGCCAGCGAACAGGCCAGAATGCTCACGGGCCAAGTCATAAAAGTCTCCGGCGGACACGCTCTTTAG
- a CDS encoding GNAT family N-acetyltransferase, producing MKIEIATTNDIPELMELHDRAFFAIAAEVNWLDAPGLKESLEQACEDFPKYMTLKMLSDEGKIVGSVRGRVEEGSLYIGRLMVLPECQGRGFGKILFREIQKRMPHDRAWLFTCGEVQRIVSFYEREGFRTFNTERFENGHTWISMEKK from the coding sequence ATGAAAATTGAAATCGCGACAACCAATGATATTCCCGAACTCATGGAACTGCATGATAGGGCGTTTTTTGCTATTGCTGCAGAAGTTAATTGGCTTGATGCCCCCGGCTTGAAGGAATCTTTGGAACAGGCTTGCGAAGATTTTCCGAAATACATGACGCTAAAGATGCTCTCCGATGAGGGCAAAATTGTCGGCTCCGTTCGCGGACGCGTTGAAGAAGGCTCACTGTATATCGGCCGCCTGATGGTGCTGCCGGAATGCCAAGGACGGGGATTCGGCAAAATCCTGTTTCGCGAGATCCAGAAGAGGATGCCTCACGATCGTGCATGGCTGTTCACCTGTGGCGAAGTCCAGCGTATCGTTTCGTTCTACGAACGCGAAGGTTTTCGCACATTCAATACGGAACGCTTTGAAAATGGCCACACGTGGATTTCCATGGAAAAGAAGTAA
- a CDS encoding GNAT family N-acetyltransferase produces MSITYQTIHDFSEQDLKDLFLSVEWSSGHFPDKLVIAMKNFKTVVSAWDGDKLVGMICAMDDGIMNAYVHYLLVRPEYQGKGIGKALVEKVKDVYKDYLRIVVVAYDKEMDFYEYCGFKKATDASPMFITSLWT; encoded by the coding sequence ATGTCTATTACGTATCAAACAATTCATGATTTTTCGGAGCAAGATTTAAAGGATTTGTTTCTTTCGGTGGAATGGTCCTCGGGACATTTCCCTGACAAACTTGTTATCGCCATGAAGAATTTCAAGACGGTCGTTTCGGCTTGGGACGGCGACAAACTTGTCGGCATGATATGCGCGATGGATGATGGCATCATGAATGCGTATGTCCATTATTTGCTTGTGCGCCCAGAATACCAAGGGAAAGGCATCGGCAAAGCTCTCGTCGAAAAGGTCAAGGACGTGTACAAGGATTACTTGCGCATTGTCGTCGTGGCATACGACAAGGAAATGGACTTTTACGAATACTGCGGATTCAAGAAAGCAACCGACGCAAGCCCAATGTTCATCACGAGCTTGTGGACGTAA
- a CDS encoding isoprenylcysteine carboxylmethyltransferase family protein, whose protein sequence is MKRFRDFIGYLLGGILFVMLIPTIMWLASGMPALWPVDTWRCIVAPVVMLVGLVLSVWTIVYMRSRGKGNPMDAFGHEVAPRTQHLMVDGPYKINRNPMLTGTLIYLVGAAVWLWTWQSCAVFVAFFAIMMVQVLSEEKRLRRDFGEEYEEYCKHSRRF, encoded by the coding sequence ATGAAACGCTTTCGTGATTTTATCGGCTACTTGTTGGGCGGGATTCTTTTTGTAATGCTCATCCCGACAATCATGTGGCTTGCGTCCGGAATGCCCGCGCTTTGGCCGGTTGATACTTGGCGCTGCATTGTGGCGCCTGTCGTGATGCTTGTGGGCCTTGTGCTGAGCGTTTGGACAATCGTCTATATGCGCAGTCGTGGCAAAGGGAATCCGATGGATGCTTTCGGCCACGAAGTGGCCCCGCGTACGCAACACCTGATGGTTGATGGCCCGTACAAAATCAATCGCAATCCGATGCTTACTGGAACTCTTATTTATCTCGTGGGTGCCGCTGTATGGCTATGGACTTGGCAATCTTGCGCTGTATTCGTCGCCTTCTTTGCCATCATGATGGTGCAGGTGCTAAGCGAAGAAAAACGTCTTCGCCGTGACTTCGGCGAAGAATACGAAGAGTATTGCAAACACTCGAGAAGGTTCTAA
- a CDS encoding flavodoxin family protein, protein MNILVLSGSPRKGGNTDLLVESFVKGASQKHQVEVVSVHDYKINPCIGCNSCFALTSQKAFELGQSL, encoded by the coding sequence ATGAATATTCTTGTTCTTTCGGGTAGCCCACGCAAGGGCGGCAATACGGATTTGCTGGTAGAATCGTTCGTGAAGGGAGCTTCGCAAAAGCATCAAGTTGAAGTCGTTTCGGTTCACGATTATAAAATCAATCCTTGCATCGGTTGCAATTCGTGCTTTGCCTTAACTTCTCAGAAAGCTTTTGAGTTAGGACAAAGTCTTTAA
- a CDS encoding TIGR03905 family TSCPD domain-containing protein yields MEETFKTKGTCATTIQFTRDGDIIRNIRFTGGCNGNLKAIAKLCEGMKAEDIAAKLLGNTCGGKPTSCADQLARAVLGKEA; encoded by the coding sequence ATGGAAGAGACATTCAAGACAAAAGGCACATGCGCAACGACGATTCAGTTCACGCGTGACGGAGACATTATCCGCAACATCCGCTTTACGGGCGGATGCAACGGCAACCTCAAGGCGATTGCAAAACTTTGTGAAGGTATGAAGGCTGAAGACATTGCAGCCAAGCTGCTCGGGAACACCTGTGGCGGAAAGCCGACCTCTTGCGCCGACCAGCTCGCCCGTGCGGTACTCGGGAAAGAAGCGTAA
- a CDS encoding TIGR02171 family protein, protein MFLWGCSDSEGISKKEASSEEEVPVEGFAYIHSKGKTTVLGTMSKTAKADEQPAMKVYFDYDFCVGVHEVTQGEFGQLMNRSFKKDSFDYPQANVTFYDAVLYANALSKKYKMDTVYTYSKAQFAEDKSCENLVGLKTNYDVWGFRLPTEAEWMFVANTRSDDISGKLKEWVNDWKGFFADTTIENFVGAANANGMDEKILKGSSFVKENVPLYARGDFYTVTPLSKAEYVGFRLVLGKIENAVWFNPPIGAVTSVVTPLALAENIRNLFGTYQAKLVFRNDETGNIAYINYANAANSVVEIQDDIDSYHPDVSPDGKYVAFCTGLEGVAGESSVYVRKLDESGSGLVKLNVEGAAIPRWRILDNGDTVIVFVTNPGTNKSESTWNEYSTWYVPFKDGKFGTPKKVLQGSFHGGLSFEKGFAVTGASLLRATRFTDKSQNNELWYNGEQACNVSLSRDGRDRTMFLDFAGKTGAAFVGKKYSVHEMLLIADSTGKLVQSIESPKGYTFDHAEWVAEKNFAVATLVNANGVHQKIALVDVASNKVMELAEGSELWHPCLWVKQKKIVTQESSSSSKTVESSTSAEILFVLDPDSAGMYLNSKYGAVGNGLMRNNMELLWNFHDQANVIVLGSSRPLDGIVPKQFNEKFFVLNLAQTPSGIYESKFYLDHYVYPHVKNLRYIILSLDYDLWRYGPESDHNFFYSNYKSFPGYIYDKNHGYWASGIPEGLAELTEDGYSDQNGVALRENMGYWSVGSCNGWGTSVCGWDSTSLTPRGIKMAMDTLVNLIETADKRDIYVIGIVFPVSPNYKKTGRFACYGTRRSVADSLTKVLTAMHEKYPHFIVMDENKMGDHDYPDSMADDQQHLCPVGATQMTHRVDSLLMTLD, encoded by the coding sequence ATGTTTCTTTGGGGATGCAGCGATAGCGAAGGTATTTCAAAAAAAGAGGCCTCTTCCGAAGAAGAAGTTCCTGTAGAAGGCTTTGCTTATATTCACTCAAAAGGAAAGACAACTGTTCTTGGGACAATGTCGAAAACAGCGAAAGCCGATGAACAACCTGCCATGAAGGTTTATTTCGACTACGATTTCTGTGTCGGGGTCCACGAGGTGACTCAAGGCGAATTTGGCCAACTGATGAATCGTTCCTTCAAGAAGGATTCTTTTGATTATCCGCAAGCAAATGTGACATTTTATGATGCGGTCCTGTACGCGAATGCTTTGAGCAAAAAATATAAGATGGATACGGTTTATACCTATAGCAAAGCTCAATTTGCTGAAGATAAGTCGTGCGAAAATCTCGTTGGTTTGAAGACGAATTATGATGTTTGGGGCTTTCGCTTGCCGACCGAGGCCGAATGGATGTTTGTCGCCAATACTCGTTCTGACGACATTAGTGGAAAACTCAAGGAATGGGTGAACGACTGGAAGGGCTTTTTTGCCGATACGACTATTGAAAACTTTGTTGGCGCAGCGAATGCCAACGGAATGGACGAAAAAATCCTCAAGGGAAGCTCGTTTGTAAAGGAAAATGTCCCACTATATGCTCGCGGAGATTTCTATACGGTGACGCCCCTTTCGAAGGCGGAATATGTTGGCTTTCGTCTGGTTTTGGGAAAGATTGAAAATGCGGTTTGGTTCAATCCTCCGATTGGTGCGGTAACGTCGGTTGTTACTCCGTTAGCCTTGGCGGAAAATATTCGCAATTTGTTCGGAACCTATCAGGCTAAGCTTGTTTTCCGAAATGACGAAACCGGTAATATAGCCTACATTAATTACGCGAATGCGGCAAATTCCGTTGTGGAGATACAGGACGATATCGATTCGTACCATCCCGATGTTTCTCCCGATGGCAAGTATGTTGCGTTCTGTACGGGGCTTGAAGGTGTCGCGGGCGAGTCGTCGGTGTATGTTCGCAAATTAGACGAGTCTGGCTCGGGGCTTGTCAAGTTGAATGTTGAGGGGGCGGCAATTCCGCGATGGCGAATCTTGGATAATGGCGATACCGTGATTGTTTTTGTTACAAATCCGGGAACGAATAAGTCTGAATCGACTTGGAACGAATATAGTACATGGTATGTTCCATTTAAAGATGGAAAATTTGGAACGCCGAAAAAAGTGCTCCAGGGAAGTTTTCATGGCGGTCTTTCCTTTGAAAAAGGTTTTGCCGTGACAGGGGCGTCCTTGTTGCGTGCAACACGGTTTACGGATAAATCGCAAAATAATGAGCTGTGGTATAATGGAGAGCAGGCCTGTAATGTTTCGCTTTCAAGGGATGGCCGTGATAGAACGATGTTCCTTGACTTTGCGGGAAAAACGGGTGCTGCGTTTGTGGGTAAGAAATATTCCGTACATGAAATGTTGCTGATTGCGGACAGTACAGGGAAGCTGGTGCAGTCGATAGAGTCGCCGAAGGGCTATACGTTTGATCATGCGGAATGGGTGGCCGAAAAAAATTTCGCGGTTGCTACGCTTGTCAATGCAAACGGTGTACACCAGAAAATTGCACTGGTGGATGTTGCCTCTAATAAGGTTATGGAACTTGCGGAAGGCTCTGAACTCTGGCACCCCTGCCTGTGGGTAAAGCAGAAGAAAATTGTAACGCAAGAAAGTTCTTCTTCGAGTAAAACCGTTGAATCTTCGACGTCGGCTGAAATTTTGTTTGTTCTAGATCCTGATAGCGCTGGAATGTACCTGAATTCCAAATACGGGGCTGTGGGCAACGGCCTGATGCGTAACAATATGGAACTCCTGTGGAATTTCCACGACCAGGCGAATGTCATTGTGCTTGGATCTTCTAGGCCCCTAGATGGCATTGTTCCTAAGCAGTTTAATGAAAAATTCTTTGTCCTGAATTTGGCGCAGACGCCGAGCGGTATTTATGAGTCTAAGTTCTACCTAGACCATTATGTTTACCCGCATGTCAAGAATTTGCGCTATATTATTTTGTCGCTGGATTATGATTTGTGGCGCTATGGGCCGGAATCGGACCATAATTTCTTCTATTCGAACTACAAGAGTTTCCCGGGCTATATCTATGACAAAAATCATGGATACTGGGCGTCAGGGATTCCAGAAGGGCTTGCTGAACTGACCGAAGACGGGTATAGCGACCAGAATGGGGTGGCCTTGAGGGAAAACATGGGCTATTGGTCGGTAGGAAGTTGCAATGGATGGGGAACTAGTGTTTGTGGCTGGGATTCGACTTCGCTTACTCCGCGTGGTATTAAAATGGCGATGGATACTCTTGTTAATCTCATTGAAACGGCGGATAAGCGGGATATATACGTCATAGGGATAGTTTTCCCTGTGAGTCCGAATTATAAGAAAACAGGTCGTTTCGCCTGTTATGGCACGCGCCGAAGTGTAGCCGATTCTTTGACGAAGGTCTTGACCGCCATGCATGAGAAATACCCTCATTTTATTGTGATGGACGAAAACAAGATGGGTGATCATGATTATCCAGATAGTATGGCAGATGATCAGCAGCACCTTTGCCCTGTTGGTGCAACACAGATGACGCACCGTGTTGATTCGCTCTTAATGACGCTCGATTAG
- a CDS encoding flavodoxin family protein yields MNILVLSGSPRKGGNTDLLVESFVKGASQKHQVEVVSVHDYKVNPCIGCNSCFAREDHKCCQKDDMQIVYDKMANAEMLVIASPVYFYGLSAQLKAVIDRFHNPIRDTFHIHKMALLLVGAASLPELFDGILTQYRLCLNFFKLQDMGQVLVRGAKDKGDVKNGDALQKAFELGQNL; encoded by the coding sequence ATGAATATTCTTGTTCTTTCTGGGAGCCCGCGCAAGGGCGGCAATACAGATTTGCTGGTGGAATCGTTCGTGAAGGGTGCTTCGCAAAAGCACCAAGTTGAGGTCGTTTCGGTTCACGATTACAAAGTCAATCCTTGCATTGGTTGCAATTCGTGCTTTGCACGCGAAGACCACAAGTGCTGCCAGAAAGATGATATGCAAATCGTCTACGACAAAATGGCGAATGCCGAAATGCTCGTGATTGCATCGCCGGTGTATTTCTATGGGTTGAGCGCCCAGCTGAAAGCGGTCATCGACCGTTTCCACAATCCAATTCGCGATACTTTTCACATCCACAAGATGGCGCTCCTCTTGGTCGGTGCAGCTTCGCTCCCGGAACTGTTCGATGGCATCCTCACGCAGTACAGGCTTTGCCTCAATTTCTTCAAGCTGCAGGATATGGGTCAGGTGCTTGTGCGTGGTGCAAAGGACAAAGGCGATGTCAAGAACGGCGATGCGCTCCAGAAAGCTTTTGAGTTAGGACAAAATCTTTAA
- a CDS encoding TIGR03905 family TSCPD domain-containing protein, with product MEETFKTKGTCATTIQFTRDGDTIRNIRFTGGCNGNLKAIAKLCDGMKAEDIAAKLLGNTCGGKPTSCADQLARAVLGMEA from the coding sequence ATGGAAGAAACATTTAAGACAAAAGGTACATGCGCAACGACAATTCAGTTCACGCGTGACGGAGACACAATCCGCAACATCCGCTTTACGGGTGGATGCAATGGAAACCTCAAGGCAATTGCTAAACTTTGCGACGGCATGAAGGCAGAAGACATTGCAGCCAAGTTACTCGGAAACACCTGCGGCGGAAAGCCAACCTCTTGCGCAGACCAGCTCGCCCGTGCCGTTCTCGGGATGGAAGCCTAA
- a CDS encoding cupin domain-containing protein yields MELIKKYDITVLCNPGVESAQLLTPENSRSEKVSVTKVSVMPGAEQPRHKHYTSEQVWVAVQGRGVLLLADDKEVPFEAGDVVRFAEKEIHGLRNMGPEIFEYICISTPPMNFAYAYMQAR; encoded by the coding sequence ATGGAACTGATTAAAAAGTACGACATAACGGTTTTGTGCAACCCTGGAGTGGAGTCTGCACAGTTGCTCACGCCCGAGAATAGCAGGTCAGAAAAGGTTTCGGTCACGAAAGTTTCTGTCATGCCGGGTGCAGAACAGCCGCGTCATAAGCATTATACGTCGGAACAAGTGTGGGTCGCGGTCCAGGGCCGTGGCGTTCTCTTGCTCGCCGACGATAAGGAAGTTCCGTTTGAAGCAGGCGATGTCGTGCGTTTTGCAGAAAAGGAAATCCACGGGCTACGCAATATGGGGCCCGAGATTTTCGAATACATTTGCATCAGCACACCACCGATGAATTTCGCGTACGCGTACATGCAGGCTAGATAA
- the rseP gene encoding RIP metalloprotease RseP, producing the protein MFVLGLLALSFLVTIHELGHFIVAKWNKVRVNTFSVGFGKKLFRFKKGETEYCISAIPFGGYVAMAGENPDSIEEGKGPSQDDFLGKSVGARAAIAFAGPFVNIAFAFILLIFLYMVGVQEPDNKNLIIGFVAKNSSAEIAGIQPGDTITAINGKETQGWDDFREQIGVSLGADVMLEVHRGGEPLAIKVVPQELVIPAADSTSEPIKMGIGDIGIYPRNRVIVRLPPKEGSAAQMAGIAQGDTIFEINGEHISRYEEVVRLIDGSKGAEVNVTLLRDGKKVDVKMTPAYSEEFKRYIVGIQMGYVMFSETHLVRRGPIEAFEKTCATSWKMTTSIFRYFKRLFQGQVKVDAFSGPVSIVAVMGNVWMSGFQDFLMLLALISINLGVMNLLPLAITDGGLLLFLGIEKVRGKPLSLKTQSVIQNVAAAFFISFFVFITILDFGKISLFLK; encoded by the coding sequence ATGTTTGTTTTGGGGCTTTTGGCATTGAGCTTCCTCGTGACCATTCACGAATTGGGTCATTTTATTGTCGCCAAGTGGAACAAGGTCCGCGTAAATACGTTCTCGGTAGGTTTTGGCAAAAAGCTTTTCCGATTCAAGAAAGGCGAGACGGAATACTGCATTTCGGCGATTCCCTTTGGCGGCTATGTTGCCATGGCGGGTGAAAATCCAGATAGCATTGAAGAAGGTAAAGGTCCTTCGCAAGATGATTTTCTGGGAAAGTCTGTTGGCGCTCGCGCAGCGATTGCGTTTGCGGGTCCATTTGTGAATATCGCATTTGCATTTATTCTTTTGATTTTCCTTTACATGGTCGGCGTCCAGGAACCGGATAACAAGAACCTTATTATCGGTTTTGTGGCGAAAAATTCTTCTGCCGAAATTGCAGGCATCCAGCCGGGCGATACGATTACCGCTATCAATGGCAAGGAAACGCAAGGCTGGGACGATTTCCGCGAACAGATTGGCGTGAGCCTTGGTGCCGATGTGATGCTTGAAGTGCATCGTGGGGGCGAACCGCTTGCCATTAAGGTCGTTCCGCAAGAACTCGTGATTCCGGCGGCCGATTCGACTTCTGAACCCATCAAGATGGGCATCGGCGATATCGGTATTTATCCGCGCAATCGCGTGATTGTCCGCCTGCCGCCGAAGGAAGGCTCAGCCGCGCAAATGGCTGGAATTGCGCAGGGCGACACTATTTTCGAAATCAATGGCGAACATATTTCGCGCTACGAAGAAGTTGTTCGTTTGATTGATGGTTCCAAAGGTGCCGAAGTCAACGTGACGCTTTTGCGCGATGGCAAGAAAGTTGACGTGAAGATGACGCCTGCCTATAGCGAAGAATTCAAGCGTTATATCGTCGGCATCCAGATGGGCTATGTGATGTTTAGTGAAACGCATCTCGTGCGCCGCGGCCCGATTGAAGCGTTCGAAAAGACTTGCGCTACGAGCTGGAAAATGACGACGAGCATCTTCCGCTATTTCAAGCGCTTGTTCCAAGGCCAGGTGAAAGTCGATGCATTCTCCGGTCCGGTTTCGATTGTCGCCGTGATGGGAAATGTGTGGATGAGCGGATTCCAGGATTTCCTCATGCTTCTTGCGCTTATCAGCATTAACCTCGGCGTGATGAACTTGCTTCCGCTTGCCATTACCGATGGCGGTCTCCTCTTGTTCCTCGGCATTGAAAAAGTGCGCGGCAAGCCTCTGAGCCTCAAGACGCAATCCGTGATCCAGAACGTCGCGGCGGCTTTCTTCATCAGCTTCTTCGTGTTCATCACGATTCTCGATTTCGGGAAAATCTCGCTCTTCTTGAAATAA